One segment of Cutaneotrichosporon cavernicola HIS019 DNA, chromosome: 4 DNA contains the following:
- a CDS encoding uncharacterized protein (NAD-dependent glycerol-3-phosphate dehydrogenase N-terminus) has protein sequence MTMSSATSRVSTAPSSPDLRAMDSGFSNLNFNIASGATTPERPSSPINFPSSPLPSGKHRIAVIGSGSWGTALAKIAAENALRHPSRFHSEVRLWVRQKQVNGKKLTDVINKTHMNSNYLPGVLLPENLVATPKLSDVVKDATIIIMVTPHQFLHTVISELTRIPGTIHPGARVVSAIKGVEVEGTNISTFASLIEKELGTPCSALSGANIALEVAQGQFCETTIGCPSSDDAKLWHAVFDAPTFRVNTVEDVNGVSLSGALKNVVALAAGMVDGLRLGGNTKAAILRIGLQEMTNFTLEFFDGVQAATFSNESAGIADLITTCYGGRNRKCAEEFVKTGHSFEVIERRLLNGQKLQGTATAEEVNRFLTARGCADKYPLFEKVFKISFEGMPPSQLVKGL, from the coding sequence ATGACCATGTCTTCCGCTACCTCGCGCGTCTCAACCGCCCCTTCGTCCCCCGACCTCCGCGCCATGGACTCGGGCTTCTCCAACCTCAACTTCAACATTGCGTCTGGCGCCACGACGCCGGAACGCCCGTCATCGCCCATCAacttcccctcctcgcccctGCCCTCTGGTAAACACCGTATCGCCGTAATCGGCTCCGGGTCGTGGGGTACGGCGCTGGCCAAGATCGCAGCCGAGAATGCTCTCCGTCACCCATCGCGATTCCACTCCGAGGTCCGCCTCTGGGTTCGTCAGAAACAGGTCAACGGCAAGAAACTCACCGACGTCATCAACAAGACCCACATGAACTCCAACTACCTTCCCGGCGTCCTCCTTCCCGAGAACCTCGTCGCGACCCCCAAGCTCTccgacgtcgtcaaggacgcaaccatcatcatcatggTCACGCCACACCAGTTCCTCCACACCGTCATCTCCGAACTGACGCGTATTCCGGGTACCATTCACcctggcgcgcgcgtcgttTCGGCCATCAAGggtgtcgaggtcgagggcacCAACATTTCGACTTTTGCCTCCTTGATTGAAAAGGAGCTCGGTACGCCCTGCTCCGCCCTCTCTGGTGCGAACAttgccctcgaggtcgcccaGGGCCAATTCTGCGAGACTACCATCGGATGCCCATCCTCCGACGACGCTAAACTCTGGCACGCCGTCTTCGACGCCCCCACATTCCGCGTCAACACCGTGGAAGACGTCAACGGCGTCTCCCTCTCTGGTGCATTGAAGAATGTGGTCGCTCTGGCCGCAGGCATGGTCGACGGTCTTCGTCTGGGTGGAAACACCAAGGCCGCAATCCTCCGCATCGGCCTACAGGAAATGACCAACTTTACGCTCGAGTTCTTTGACGGCGTCCAGGCCGCCACGTTCTCCAACGAGTCGGCGGGCATCGCAGACCTTATCACAACCTGCTACGGTGGCCGGAACAGGAAGTGCGCCGAGGAGTTTGTCAAGACCGGCCACTCGttcgaggtcatcgagcgccgcctcctcaacgGCCAGAAGTTGCAGGGCACCGCTactgccgaggaggtcaacCGTTTCCTCACGGCCCGTGGGTGTGCCGACAAGTACCCCCTGTTCGAAAAGGTGTTCAAGATCTCGTTCGAGGGCATGCCTCCCtcccagctcgtcaagggGTTGTAA
- a CDS encoding uncharacterized protein (Ankyrin repeat), which translates to MSPDPTSTTEPTSSTGTAPPAPPSASTLPPEALSLASKLFDFARAGDPTLLEYIGAGIPPNLTNASGDTLLMLAAYHGHADLVKSLLSKGADPNAVNGKGQAPIAGAVFKKHDEVVKVLFEAGADVSAGHPNARDCAVMFRREDLVELFNSK; encoded by the coding sequence ATGTCGCCCGACCCCACCTCTACCACCGAaccgacctcctccaccggcACGGCCCCACCCGCGCccccctcggcctccacgCTCCCCCCTGAAGCCCTCTCTCTCGCCTCGAAGCTGTTCGACTTCGCCCGCGCCGGCGATCCAACCTTACTGGAATACATCGGCGCCGGCATCCCGCCAAACCTGACAAACGCGTCCGGCGACACGCTCCTAATGCTAGCCGCGTACCATGGGCATGCGGATCTCGTTAAATCGCTCTTGTCCAAAGGCGCCGACCCCAACGCCGTAAATGGCAAGGGACAGGCGCCGATCGCCGGGGCCGTGTTTAAGAAACACGACGAGGTGGTCAAAGTTCTATTCGAGGCGGGCGCAGATGTGTCTGCGGGTCATCCGAATGCACGGGATTGTGCGGTTATGTTTAGGCGGGAGGATCTGGTTGAGCTTTTCAATTCCAAGTAG
- a CDS encoding uncharacterized protein (Golgi transport complex subunit 5), with the protein MSDHPFAARARPTLNPLVPSHSAASPLSAPPTLRSASGPTSPFGAVKSISRKKPLGLDISKAIPKPSRSLSTVITGPDSAAKDGASVSWIPEADRLRDEIARLQLSSRSSGSSYNSGPESPTSLSPLAPAEPSIATPIPPRPRHRHTAPELPTTSLQASTSSLSRKKHHHSNGERKRSKRKEEDENTVKEEDLTVLADLGAGNGGTVTKVWNKKRNCVMAKKLILVDAKPSVRKQILRELQIMNDCASPYIVGYYGCFPVDVHVGIVMEFMDLGSLDYIYRHTGAVPLEIVGKVAEAVLRGLVYLYDIHRIIHRDIKPSNILANSKGEIKICDFGVSGELINSIANTFVGTSTYMSPERIQGAPYTIKSDVWSLGISLVELAQGRFPFADPPESGDEDDQSTPVEERFDPEATLPVSSRRPNLSPKRHRKRGVSLGGGGMTMSILDLLQHIVNEAAPRLVGRGNQTFPDCAVHFVDWCLDKDPAARKSPQELLESEWITSLTVTQAGLETWAQGVAEALKNDK; encoded by the exons ATGTCCGACCACCCCTTCGCTGCGCGTGCCCGTCCCACACTCAACCCACTCGTCCCAAGTCACAGTGCTGCAAGTCCTCTCTCAGCGCCGCCCACTTTACGCTCTGCATCGGGACCTACCTCGCCCTTTGGCGCAGTAAAATCCATCTCGCGCAAGAAgcctctcggcctcgacatTTCAAAGGCCATCCCCAAACCGTCGCGTAGTCTCTCCACAGTCATCACGGGCCCCGACTCGGCTGCAAAGGATGGCGCGTCCGTTTCGTGGATTCCCGAGGCCGACCGCCTTCGTGACGAAATCGCTCGCCTGCAACTGTCATCTCGCTCCAGCGGGTCGTCATACAACTCAGGACCAGAGTCGCCTacctccctctccccactCGCACCCGCCGAACCCTCCATCGCCActcccatccctccccGACCACGCCACCGACACACGGCCCCTGAATTACCGACGACATCGCTCCAAgcgtcaacgtcgagcttgagccGGAAGAAGCATCACCACTCGAATGGAGAGCGTAAACGCAGtaagaggaaggaggaggacgagaatactgtcaaggaggaggacctcaCTGTGCTTGCCGACCTGGGTGCCGGCAACGGCGGCACGGTGACCAAGGTGTGGAACAAGAAGCGCAACTGCGTAATGGCCAAGAAG ctcatcctcgtcgacgccaagccgTCTGTCCGCAAACAGATCCTACGCGAGTTGCAGATCATGAACGACTGCGCGTCGCCATACATTGTCGGCTACTACGGTTGCTTCCCCGTCGATGTGCACGTTGGCATCGTCATGGAGTTTATGGACCTTGG ATCGCTCGACTATATCTACCGCCACACGGGCGCAGTCCCACTCGAGATCGTtggcaaggtcgccgaggccgtctTGAGAGGACTCGTGTACCTTTACGACATCCACCGCATCATCCATCGTG ATATCAAGCCGTCCAACATCCTTGCCAACTCGAAAGGCGAGATCAAGATCTGCGACTTTGGCGTGTCGGGAGAACTGATCAACTCCATTGCTAACACGTTTGTGGGCACGAGCACGTACATGAGC CCGGAACGCATCCAGGGCGCGCCGTACACGATTAAATCAGACGTATGGTCGCTGGGTAtctcgctcgtcgagctcgcgcagggCCGCTTCCCGTTTGCGGACCCTCCCGAGTCTGGTGATGAAGACGACCAGAGCACGCCTGTGGAGGAGCGCTTCGATCCCGAGGCGACGTTACCAGTGTCGTCACGCAGACCGAACCTGTCGCCCAAGCGCCACAGGAAGCGCGGCGTGAGcctcggtggtggtggcatGACCATGTccatcctcgacctgctgcAGCACATTGTCAATGAGGCTGCTCCGCGCCTGGTTGGCCGTGGGAACCAGACTTTCCCCGACTGCGCCGTCCACTTTGTCGACTGGTGTCTCGACAAGGATCCCGCTGCCCGCAAGAGTCCTcaggagctcctcgagtcCGAATGGATCACGTCGTTGACAGTGACCCAGGCGGGTCTGGAGACGTGGGCGCAGGGCGTCGCCGAAGCGCTCAAGAACGACAAGTAG